One segment of Tetrapisispora phaffii CBS 4417 chromosome 1, complete genome DNA contains the following:
- the MEI5 gene encoding Mei5p (similar to Saccharomyces cerevisiae MEI5 (YPL121C); ancestral locus Anc_8.618) translates to MDETTLVNTSPIKDQNNLKDKCSQVISHEDSCKLSKTKVCKPNTKNTSNILEKRLEYNEITNNSLRRQKDITSLKQAIKIVDKYDEEKKTFDLIDKWRDISQKGLSYMMNSTLLKIDRVGGYMELRKKELEAEKRQIEYQLENDLDGEYENMIETEEFQMLPEDVKSEYAKKFEHEKEKVNSWKEKKFSELDSKLDSISNESFTMEELCKRLKVDFSLVFQSSNEN, encoded by the coding sequence ATGGATGAAACCACGTTAGTGAACACTTCCCCAATAAAGGATCAgaataatttgaaagataAGTGCTCACAGGTTATTTCCCATGAAGATTCCTGTAAACTGTCAAAAACCAAAGTTTGCAAACCAAACACTAAGAATACATCAAATATTCTGGAGAAAAGGTTAGAGtataatgaaattactAATAACTCTTTAAGACGGCAAAAAGATATAACATCATTGAAACAGGCAATAAAGATAGTTGATAAATATGATGAAGAGAAAAAGACTTTTGATTTGATCGATAAGTGGAGAGATATTTCTCAGAAAGGTTTGTCTTATATGATGAATTCGACACTTTTAAAGATTGACAGAGTTGGCGGTTATATGGAGTTGAggaaaaaagaattagaagcCGAGAAGAGACAGATTGAATACCAATTAGAGAATGATTTGGATGGGGAATATGAGAATATGATAGAAACTGAAGAATTCCAGATGTTACCGGAAGATGTTAAATCAGAATATgctaaaaaatttgaacaTGAAAAGGAGAAGGTCAACAGTTggaaagagaaaaaattcTCTGAACTCGATTCTAAATTagattcaatttcaaaCGAATCATTTACTATGGAAGAATTATGTAAAAGATTAAAGGTCGACTTTTCCCTGGTTTTCCAATCTTCAAATGAAAACTAA